The Naumovozyma dairenensis CBS 421 chromosome 8, complete genome genomic sequence CAATCTCTAAAACTCAATGGGAAGTTTCAGGTTATGGTGATGCTGAGATTGGTGATCAACGAGATAATTGGATCATTGAAGTTGTCGATCAAAGAGGTTCTGAAAATACCACTAAATTACACCCTTTGACTACATCTTTCCGTCTTTATCATCCCGATATGGATTGTTATTTGGCTCAAACAGGTAGTCAATTACCAGAATGGGGGTTCAAACAATTGGAAGTCGCATGCATGAAAAATCCATTTAAGAGAGATAAGAGAACATGGTGGAATATTGAAACTCATGAAAATTCCGTTTTACCTCCAAGGCCAGAAGATTTCAAATACCCAAGGACAAACTTCTTTAAGGATTTCATCCATTTGAATTTAGCTATGATGGCTACTAATAATGCTTTAGTTCCAGATGCTGACAAATATGATCTTTTAGCTTCCTCAGCATGGCAATGGCCTACTCTATACCTAGGTTTAAGAATCTGTGGTTGGGGTAACGATACTGTGAAGTATTTCTTGTTGGGTACTCCAGTTTCCACTTGGGCATCATCTGTTGCTATCATTGGTTTAATGGCCTTCATTGTTATTTTGTTATTAAGATGGCAAAGACAATACACTGATTTGCGTAATgctaatgatttgaatacATTCTTAATGGGTGGGTTCTATCCATTATTAGGTTGGGGTCTACATTATACACCATTTGTTATTATGTCAAGAGTTACATATGTCCATCATTACTTGCCTGCACTATATTTCGCGTTAATTATCCTTACATACGTTTTGGATGCTAGTTTGAAACGTGTCAGCGGAAGCAAATTGGGATGCTTAGTAAAGACAGTCGCATATTTGACTGCATTTACTTCAGTCATTGGTTGTTTCTGGTATTTCTCTCCAATATCTTTCGGTATGGAAGGTCCAAAGGAGAATTATGCTTATTTGAACTGGTTACCAACTTGGAATATCGCAACTGAAACTGATTAgatgaaataaaattatgaagaagaaacgTCTATTCTTCGgcattattgttgttattaaatgtacgtatattttttttacgACTAAACAAACTCTATAGAATTAtagattataaaaataagaattAAAGTGATGTATCATTCatcaatataataaaaaaaacttgATAAACTGCAAAGCTGTTCCTTCTTTTATGGATGGTTTCTAGAAACGatcaaaatcattgaaGCAGAATTATATGCGGAAGCTGCTGAGACTTCGAAGAAAACGTGTTCAACTAGCTCTGACCTTATTAGtcataaaatattattgcCCGAGGGAAGGTTCGAACCGGATTCCTGTTCCTGTTACCGGGTAACAGATACGGTGAAATATTCCGATttaagataataataatattgacGATTTGATCTCgatcaaaatattgaatatctATACCGAATACCGAATCCATACACCGCCTTCAAGGTCAAATATAGAAGGTAATCATATTTACGAAGGATTCTTAAAACAgcttatttttcttgacaTTCGCttactttattttctgTCTTTTTTGCCTAATCGATCGTTTTTaccaaaattatttatattccaATTAAAAACCAAAATTACAATCCTGCTGCACCACTTTACATTCGCTTATTAAACCACATTTTATTAACCTCTAATggatattgatatatttagTCAACCTGACTATTATCCAACCCCCTCTGAAAATGTTATCAAGTATACGGAACCATCAACATGGGTGGAAAATAGAAGGAAGATAGTATCCCAATCTGACATCATCgcattaataatttacctGTCCTCTCCAATAGACCCAATTGATTATACGATATTTGCAGATTTTTTTCTGATATATAGGAACTTTATCTCACCAATTGAACTACATCAGCTCTTAATATCAAGATTCAGGTGGTGtatcaatgaaattataGATCACGATGCTAGCAATGGagaaaggaagaaaattggAGAAATTGCCCTAGTGAGAACGTTTGTACTTATCAGGCATTCTTTGCTAAACCATTACATTCAAGATTTTCTACAAGATTATAGTCTTCGATTACAAGTTATCAAATTCCTAAACAATAATACTTTATATCAAAACTGTCCGACTATTGTCCGTAGTTCGATTATAAACTTGAAGAAGGCATGGATATATTCATCCAAATTAGCATGGGACAATGTATCCTTCGATGAACCAAATTCTATTGGTAAGGATGCTTGGTTACTTTTTGAGATTAAGGATATATTACAATtgcagatgatgaaaagaagagaaagcCGACTGAGCCAATACGCTATACAAGGTACTTCAAGTCCAGATTTCCGTAATAGAAGtgtattatcattatataaaacATCGGATAACTTCAAACTCCCGGatgtgaaaaataaaaaagcAACTCCATCCATGTTATTCTCTCCTACAGATAATTCAAAAGGAACATCTTATACATCATCTGGCAAATCAATTGCTTCATTCACATCTGCTTCTGGCGATTTGAAAGATACAACAAAGAAAGTAACTACGTCTGATCTCACTAAAACTAGTCATATATCGAAGTTAGATCATATGTCAACAgtaataaaagatattgaataCCCAACTTCTCCGGCAATAAATGCAATAATACCCCCAACACCTGCTAAAAAAGTCGAGTTTATATTGAAGTCATCGTATTTCCCAGAAGTTAGTGGCATTGAAACGGAATCACCTTCGTCAATCCAAGATAGCAAACAATCTTTGCAGGGAACAACTTCATCCTCGCTATTACACCGTAGTGCTCTAGGTCTTCTTAATAAATGGAAAAAGAATCACAACcataattatattcataCAAGTCACTATAAAAATGAACCTAAAACTCATAATAAACATTTGTTACAACGAAATAATCCTCATGTACAACCagatattgataattttgttaAATACGTTATATCAATAACATCTTTAGAGAAAACTGATAAAACTAAGGACTCAGAacagttttcaaatttgcTGGAATCcaaatttgatattttaaGTGCAAGAACAATTGATGAAGTGGAATATCTGCTaactttacaaaatgaattgTTGAACAAAGTGGATAAAAATACTATAGAAATAAATGCAGATAGTGAGAAACATGAAGCGATAATATCAAGCGAGATAGAGAATGATAACGAAGCCAATACTGCTCATACAAAACTAAAGAAACCTGCAGATACTGACTTTAGCGCAATGGATAATTTGGATTTATATCAAACTGTAAGCTCTATTGCCCAGTCAGtcatttctttatcaaatattttaaatacCCAAACAGCACAATTGAATTCACCGTCATTAGCAGCACTAGAGAGAAGGCGAATAAAAAGTTCTTTACCTATTTTAGGAAGCCCCAGTACTCTTAATTTCAAGACCAGATCAAGAGTAAGTTTAGATGATTCACCAATAAAAGAAACGTCACCTCTTTCTCGTAACAACGGTCCACAGAGGTTGGTTTTCCATGGGCCTCAAGATGAGTCTACCTCTACCACAGATGGTCCGAAATTCAATTATTCTCCAACAAAGCCCTTACGAACTTCACATCGTTCTTCTCCTTTAAAGAATATGCTACCTGATTTCAATGACGATTCTTCAGGTTATGACCTCGAAGAAAACGAATCTTTTGTCTCAACAGTGAGCTATGATTCAAAACTATCCTCAATTTCTGTGCAATTTAAAAGTCCTAGAAGACCCAAAAATGATGCTCTGAATGGGACACTTTTTAGTAGGAATGATCATAGTAACACTAATGAAGAGccaatattgaaaaagaagaaggctCACAACAATTTAAAAGAGTTCACATTTGAAGCATCAAAACTTTCCTTGCCCAATATGAGTCCgaggaaaataaataaatcaCAGTCGCTGGTGGCTGTTAGCCACGGAAATGATAGCGCTGAAGAAATAGTTGATACTTTGTCGCCgttaaataaaattgtaTCACAAACAATTATCAGACCTGCAAGCGGACGTATAAGTATCTCAAGAAATCCGATGGGTCCGTTATCTCATAAAAGAAAGACTTTCCCTTCCTCACcgaatattatttctaatCGTACTTTCGAAGAACgagaaaaatcattaattgaGAGCGAGCAGGAACTAGTTAAATTAGAGGAGGAAACAGCGAAGAGAATTTCTCATTCTTCTAGTGTTGCTACAAGTAGATTGTTTAGTAGTCCCGAGCGTTACCGTGGTAATTTAAGGTTATCTGTTACACCCAGCATTAACTCTATTGTAGGTGGAAGCACATTAAATTCCACCGAGGAAAATCTTGATCCTATcgatgacgatgaagatTCATTTTATCAGTCGCCACAGAAAGGTAAACCACTAACACTAAGAGAACAATTTAATAAgccatcatcatccttGATTTCAGAGGATATTGCTACTggaaatgaaattgatttgTCGAACGGTATGGCAAATAAATATCTATTTACTcctgatgatgatgaaagtCTTGATATAGCATCTCCAGAGAAAGATGTAgaagttttgaaaaataaatttctGAATACAGATGGAAATCATAACAGTAGCGCTAATAATGTTGGAAATGATTTAGATTCCACTATTACATCGACGATAACGAACACTCCTGCAAAAGTAGACAAGATCAATGGACTGGATTACAACAAACTAAATGACATTGCAAACATGCCAGATGATTCCATTCACGAAGATCCTGTTGCTATCGCTATGATGAAATTGGAAGGTACATACGAAGATGCTGACGctgatgaaaaaaatggcAATAAGGTAAACGGGTTAGGCGAAACACCGAGTGTAACGGCGTTGATCAAACAagttgaaaatttgaatattatgaaGATTCCAGCATTTCCAAAGAGTCCAATCGAAAAAAGAAGATCACTGCTGATTGAAAGAAGACGGCAAACGATTATGAATATCCCTATAACGCCTACCGGTACCTTGGATGAAGCTGGTAATATAAGCACAGGTCAGCTTAATGAAAACAATTCTGTAACACCACAACAAGTTCAagatttaattgataacTATGAAATCAAAGATATTAGCCTAAAGATCACTAATCACCAGCATCACATTCCCTTTATTTTGATGCatgattcattatcaatagCTGAACAAATGAcattaattgaagaagaacttCTTTGCGAAATAGATTGGAAAGACTTATTGGAACTAAAAATTGAGTACAAAGGTCCACCAGTCACAAGTTGGTTACAACTATTGATTAGAAATGAAAGCCTTTCAGGTATTGACTTGGCGATTTCAAGATTTAATTTGACGGTCGATTGGATTATATCTGAAATTGTTTTAACTACCGATATGAAATTGAGACGGAATACCATTCAAAGGTTTATACACGTAGCTGAACATTGTCGCATCTTCCAAAATTATAATACTTTGATGGAAATTGTTTTAGCATTGAGTTCTACGATAGTTCAAAAGTTTACTGAAGCATGGAGATTAATTGAACCAGGAGATTTATTAACTTGggaaaaattaaaggaaattCCATCTTTGCACGGAAATTACTCTACGATCAggaatttattaaattcagTTGATCCAATGAAAGGTTGTATTCcatttattgttgtttacTTGTCTGATTTATCTTTGAACTCACAAAAGCATGATTGGATAGTAGAAGATAAGATCATCAATTACAACAAATTTCAAACCAACGTACAAATTGttaaaaattttattcaGAGAGTCCAATGGTCTAAATTCTATGACTTTAAAGTGGATcatgaattattaagtAAATGCGTCTACATAACGACGCTGACTAGAGGTGAAATTGACCAAATGTCAATGCAAGCACCCTAATAATATATGCATGGATATAAGCGAAAACTTAGTCTCTTTGTAATGATACTATGGTACTTAATTAGCTGATAGAAAATTTTATGTCTAGGAGACTTTATACTTAAAAAAGTTAGAACTATGTCTTTTCTCTTGTATACCTTATGTATTCGGTGTAACTATCATGGCACTTTGTAGGCTTGCGCGGGTATGTTCATTGACATTAAATATGTGGCACGAGcattaaagaagaaactgaaGGACTATTTTTGCTGAAATATTGAACTATACAAGAATAGTCAACTTCAGGCATTAATTTAAGAAAGGTTGGTCAACTAGAATAATTTGTATAGACTTATTGCTATCGTTACGAGTAGACAATGGTTTCAAACAAGAAAGGACCAGGTACTACGTCTCAGCCTGACGATGCTGCCCTTTTTGATATAGATTTTGCAAACGATTCTATGGGCCATCCAGCTTCAAATATAACATCGACAGACAATACAGAATCTTATGTAGCTGCACCACATATGTTTCCAGAAGAAGTCattgatttgaatgatgatgacgatatAGAGAATGACATATATGACAACCCCTTTCAAGATCAACAATCTGACACATGGAATGATAATAGATTTGAAACATCGTCAAATTACCAACCAGACTTATTTCAATCTGGGAAGAAGGAAGGTACcttttcaaagataaaaaatGCATTCTCATTTAAAAGGAATGCACGTTCACAATCTGAAGGTTTTGAAATGAACAATTACAATGCTGTTACAGAGAATGATTTTGACGATGGCTATACAAATTCTAGAAACCAATTTAACATTAAAATTCTGttcaac encodes the following:
- the LTE1 gene encoding mitotic regulator LTE1 (similar to Saccharomyces cerevisiae LTE1 (YAL024C); ancestral locus Anc_7.74) gives rise to the protein MDIDIFSQPDYYPTPSENVIKYTEPSTWVENRRKIVSQSDIIALIIYLSSPIDPIDYTIFADFFLIYRNFISPIELHQLLISRFRWCINEIIDHDASNGERKKIGEIALVRTFVLIRHSLLNHYIQDFLQDYSLRLQVIKFLNNNTLYQNCPTIVRSSIINLKKAWIYSSKLAWDNVSFDEPNSIGKDAWLLFEIKDILQLQMMKRRESRLSQYAIQGTSSPDFRNRSVLSLYKTSDNFKLPDVKNKKATPSMLFSPTDNSKGTSYTSSGKSIASFTSASGDLKDTTKKVTTSDLTKTSHISKLDHMSTVIKDIEYPTSPAINAIIPPTPAKKVEFILKSSYFPEVSGIETESPSSIQDSKQSLQGTTSSSLLHRSALGLLNKWKKNHNHNYIHTSHYKNEPKTHNKHLLQRNNPHVQPDIDNFVKYVISITSLEKTDKTKDSEQFSNLLESKFDILSARTIDEVEYLLTLQNELLNKVDKNTIEINADSEKHEAIISSEIENDNEANTAHTKLKKPADTDFSAMDNLDLYQTVSSIAQSVISLSNILNTQTAQLNSPSLAALERRRIKSSLPILGSPSTLNFKTRSRVSLDDSPIKETSPLSRNNGPQRLVFHGPQDESTSTTDGPKFNYSPTKPLRTSHRSSPLKNMLPDFNDDSSGYDLEENESFVSTVSYDSKLSSISVQFKSPRRPKNDALNGTLFSRNDHSNTNEEPILKKKKAHNNLKEFTFEASKLSLPNMSPRKINKSQSLVAVSHGNDSAEEIVDTLSPLNKIVSQTIIRPASGRISISRNPMGPLSHKRKTFPSSPNIISNRTFEEREKSLIESEQELVKLEEETAKRISHSSSVATSRLFSSPERYRGNLRLSVTPSINSIVGGSTLNSTEENLDPIDDDEDSFYQSPQKGKPLTLREQFNKPSSSLISEDIATGNEIDLSNGMANKYLFTPDDDESLDIASPEKDVEVLKNKFLNTDGNHNSSANNVGNDLDSTITSTITNTPAKVDKINGLDYNKLNDIANMPDDSIHEDPVAIAMMKLEGTYEDADADEKNGNKVNGLGETPSVTALIKQVENLNIMKIPAFPKSPIEKRRSLLIERRRQTIMNIPITPTGTLDEAGNISTGQLNENNSVTPQQVQDLIDNYEIKDISLKITNHQHHIPFILMHDSLSIAEQMTLIEEELLCEIDWKDLLELKIEYKGPPVTSWLQLLIRNESLSGIDLAISRFNLTVDWIISEIVLTTDMKLRRNTIQRFIHVAEHCRIFQNYNTLMEIVLALSSTIVQKFTEAWRLIEPGDLLTWEKLKEIPSLHGNYSTIRNLLNSVDPMKGCIPFIVVYLSDLSLNSQKHDWIVEDKIINYNKFQTNVQIVKNFIQRVQWSKFYDFKVDHELLSKCVYITTLTRGEIDQMSMQAP